One part of the Paraglaciecola sp. L3A3 genome encodes these proteins:
- a CDS encoding methyltransferase, whose protein sequence is MNTSLTLLNRNLQLHRYPQNLQHPSWQAWDAADEYIIEHVEQHIENINQCSIHIYNDDFGTLACWFADAKPSWISDSYVSLQACKQNLAANNLSIQDHHFYDSVTEVKKNADVILIKIPKTIALLEQQLIDMQKFVTANTQVIAGGKANLIQKSTQALFDKYLGPCKTSLAKKKSRLIFCQPMGDKSDNSPYPTVWHTENPRFEISNLANVFARQQLDIGARFMLQHFSKLPSFDNKNIVDLGCGNGVLGLHILEKSQSAKVIFTDESYMAIASSKLNVENNHPQLLDNCKFIVNNCLDDFAEKSTVKTIDLVLCNPPFHQQNTITDHIAWQMFKDSKDLLTKGGQIFVIGNRHLDYPAKLKRLFSKVTIVATDRKFSILSATK, encoded by the coding sequence ATGAACACTAGTTTAACCTTATTAAATCGCAATTTGCAGTTACATAGATATCCGCAAAATTTACAACACCCTAGCTGGCAAGCTTGGGATGCTGCAGACGAATATATTATTGAACATGTGGAGCAACATATTGAAAATATTAATCAATGCTCCATACATATTTATAATGATGATTTTGGCACATTAGCTTGCTGGTTTGCAGATGCTAAACCTAGTTGGATCAGTGACTCTTATGTCAGTCTTCAGGCCTGTAAACAGAATCTGGCAGCAAATAATTTAAGCATTCAAGACCATCACTTTTACGATTCCGTCACTGAAGTGAAGAAAAATGCGGATGTCATTCTAATTAAGATCCCAAAAACCATAGCTTTGTTAGAACAGCAATTAATTGATATGCAGAAATTTGTGACGGCTAACACACAAGTTATAGCAGGCGGTAAAGCGAATTTAATTCAAAAGTCGACCCAAGCTTTGTTTGACAAGTACTTGGGGCCATGTAAAACATCTTTGGCTAAAAAGAAGTCTAGATTAATTTTCTGTCAACCGATGGGGGATAAGTCTGATAATAGCCCATACCCAACTGTTTGGCACACGGAAAACCCTCGGTTTGAGATCAGTAATTTAGCCAATGTTTTTGCCAGGCAACAGCTCGATATTGGCGCTAGATTTATGCTACAGCACTTCAGTAAACTGCCCTCTTTTGATAATAAGAATATTGTAGATTTGGGATGTGGTAATGGTGTGTTGGGGCTGCATATTCTTGAAAAAAGCCAAAGCGCTAAAGTAATATTTACCGATGAATCTTATATGGCTATTGCTTCGTCTAAACTCAATGTAGAAAATAATCATCCACAGCTTTTGGATAACTGTAAGTTTATCGTGAATAATTGTTTAGATGATTTTGCTGAAAAATCGACAGTCAAAACAATAGATTTAGTTCTGTGTAATCCGCCTTTCCATCAACAAAACACTATTACCGATCATATCGCTTGGCAAATGTTCAAAGACTCAAAAGACTTATTAACAAAAGGGGGACAGATTTTTGTTATTGGTAATCGACATTTGGACTACCCTGCAAAGTTAAAAAGATTATTTTCGAAGGTTACAATAGTTGCAACAGACAGAAAATTCAGTATTTTATCTGCAACAAAATAA
- a CDS encoding alpha-ketoglutarate-dependent dioxygenase AlkB has product MQQSLFDNAYDNTPVRLNMPDADVVYYPNFVDGQRATELMCILQQSLAWRKEQITVYGKTFDVPRLQAWYGDTEAAYQYSGMTMQPQSWTKQLLSLKESCEQVTQTYFNSVLANLYRDGQDGVGRHADDEEELGRDPVIASLSFGETRNLDFYHNCLPNKLRLPLLSGSLLVMSGETQAHWQHCVAKTKKQLAPRINLTFRYIKKNAAI; this is encoded by the coding sequence ATGCAACAATCTTTATTTGATAACGCTTATGATAACACGCCTGTACGTCTGAACATGCCTGATGCAGATGTTGTCTATTACCCCAATTTTGTAGATGGGCAACGGGCGACTGAATTAATGTGTATTTTACAGCAGTCATTAGCATGGAGAAAAGAACAAATCACTGTTTACGGCAAAACCTTTGATGTGCCTAGATTACAAGCATGGTACGGAGATACGGAAGCTGCTTATCAGTACTCTGGTATGACCATGCAGCCTCAGAGTTGGACTAAACAATTATTAAGCTTAAAAGAAAGTTGTGAACAAGTTACACAGACTTATTTTAATTCTGTTTTAGCTAACTTATATCGTGATGGTCAAGACGGCGTTGGACGGCATGCCGATGATGAAGAAGAGTTAGGGCGTGACCCTGTTATTGCATCATTAAGTTTTGGTGAAACTCGTAATTTAGATTTTTATCACAACTGTTTACCCAATAAATTAAGGCTTCCTTTGTTATCTGGAAGTTTGTTAGTTATGAGCGGAGAAACACAAGCGCACTGGCAACATTGTGTGGCAAAAACAAAAAAGCAGTTAGCGCCTCGAATTAATCTAACTTTCAGATATATAAAGAAAAATGCAGCCATTTAA
- a CDS encoding TRAP transporter large permease subunit, whose translation MEYISLLMFVVVCAVLLLGYPVAYSLAGTALIFAGFGVMTGGFETAYLHALPSRLYGIVTNQTLIAVPLFVFMGIVLEKSKVAGNLLNAMTQLFGQYRGGLAISVILVGALLAASTGIVGATVVTMGLLSLPTMLKQGYSPSFATGSICATGTLGQIIPPSIALVLLGDVLSSAYQKAQLNMGIFSPESVSVGDLFVGAIVPGMILVSLYLLYVVFVTWLQPQKVPSVAPQAVNVSVKQLLNALLPPLILIFLVLGAILGGFATPTEAAGVGATGALVLALLQKKLSLSQLKEVMLSTTKVTSLVFLILIGASIFSLVFRGYGGEELIEQLFSNLPGGVFTAVLLVMVVIFVLGFILDFIEITFVVVPLVAPVLLAMGIDPIWLGIMIAVNLQTSFLTPPFGFALFYLRGVAPESVKTTEIYKGVIPFIVIQIVLLIAMAIWPNLITWLPENLYG comes from the coding sequence ATGGAATATATCTCGCTCCTTATGTTTGTAGTGGTGTGTGCTGTTTTATTGCTGGGTTATCCAGTTGCTTATTCTTTGGCTGGTACAGCATTAATTTTTGCAGGTTTTGGAGTCATGACTGGGGGATTTGAAACTGCCTATTTACATGCCTTACCTAGTCGATTATATGGCATTGTCACCAATCAAACGCTAATTGCGGTGCCACTTTTTGTGTTTATGGGCATAGTGCTAGAGAAGTCAAAAGTGGCGGGAAACTTATTAAACGCCATGACCCAATTATTTGGTCAGTATCGTGGTGGACTAGCTATATCGGTGATTCTCGTTGGAGCACTGTTAGCGGCCAGTACTGGAATAGTAGGGGCGACGGTTGTCACTATGGGCTTGCTGTCATTGCCTACCATGCTGAAACAAGGTTACTCGCCCAGTTTTGCAACTGGCAGTATTTGTGCTACCGGTACGTTAGGCCAGATTATTCCTCCGTCTATAGCTTTGGTTTTACTTGGCGATGTGTTATCAAGCGCCTATCAGAAAGCGCAACTGAATATGGGAATCTTTTCACCAGAATCCGTTTCAGTTGGCGATTTATTTGTAGGGGCGATTGTGCCCGGTATGATTTTGGTTTCGCTATATTTATTGTATGTGGTCTTCGTTACTTGGCTACAACCACAAAAAGTTCCTTCTGTGGCACCCCAGGCAGTGAATGTTTCCGTTAAACAGTTATTAAATGCATTGTTACCTCCACTTATTTTAATTTTCTTAGTGTTAGGTGCTATTTTAGGCGGCTTTGCGACACCTACAGAAGCAGCAGGTGTGGGAGCAACGGGGGCCTTAGTTTTAGCTTTATTACAAAAAAAATTGAGTTTGAGTCAGTTAAAAGAAGTGATGTTGAGTACTACCAAAGTAACTTCTTTGGTGTTTTTGATTTTAATCGGTGCTTCTATTTTTTCATTGGTTTTTCGTGGCTATGGTGGCGAAGAATTAATTGAGCAATTATTTAGTAACCTGCCAGGTGGAGTCTTTACTGCTGTGTTGTTGGTAATGGTGGTGATTTTTGTTTTAGGATTTATTTTAGATTTTATTGAGATTACCTTTGTTGTGGTACCTTTGGTTGCTCCGGTATTATTAGCCATGGGAATAGACCCGATTTGGTTGGGTATTATGATAGCTGTCAATTTACAAACTTCATTTTTGACTCCGCCTTTTGGATTTGCCTTGTTTTATTTACGTGGCGTGGCACCTGAATCAGTAAAAACGACAGAGATCTATAAGGGGGTAATCCCCTTTATTGTAATTCAAATTGTGCTGTTAATCGCCATGGCGATATGGCCTAATTTAATCACTTGGTTACCTGAAAACTTATATGGATAA
- a CDS encoding TRAP transporter small permease subunit: protein MFLQTTLRLQNTIDSIHLSLCKLVSWFTLFMVFITFLIVVLRYGFNLGWIAMQESVMYLHATVFLLGAAHTLKVNEHVRVDIFYRQMSRKQKAWVDTLGTLLLLIPVNTFILVLSFDYVMTSWQLFESSPQSGGLPLVFVLKTLLLLFAVIMNLQGLAELIRNILLIQNSPPTDSQSIKLGGI, encoded by the coding sequence ATGTTTTTACAAACAACACTTCGTTTACAGAACACTATCGATTCTATTCATCTCTCTTTATGCAAACTAGTCAGCTGGTTCACTCTATTTATGGTGTTCATCACTTTTTTAATAGTGGTGCTCAGGTATGGCTTTAATTTAGGTTGGATTGCTATGCAAGAGTCAGTTATGTACTTGCATGCTACTGTGTTTTTATTGGGAGCGGCGCATACCTTAAAAGTTAATGAACACGTACGAGTCGATATCTTTTACCGGCAAATGAGCCGCAAACAAAAAGCTTGGGTAGATACTCTCGGTACTTTGTTACTGCTGATCCCCGTCAATACTTTTATCTTAGTGTTGAGTTTTGATTATGTGATGACATCTTGGCAATTATTTGAATCTTCGCCACAATCAGGTGGCTTACCTTTGGTTTTTGTGCTTAAAACTTTGCTCCTTTTATTTGCTGTGATTATGAATTTGCAAGGCCTAGCAGAGTTAATACGCAATATTCTATTAATTCAAAACTCACCGCCTACTGACAGCCAATCAATTAAGTTGGGGGGCATCTAA
- a CDS encoding peptidylprolyl isomerase codes for MLKNPILATFIAITLLFSNILNAKPKDDGSQIQADNYYPRVKLVTTMGDIIVELDRNKAPITVNNFLRYVDKRSYEDTIFHRIVPEFVIQGGGYDTDFIEKPSFAPIFNESGNGLKNKMYNITMARKNDPHSATRQFFFNMNNNDSLDPGRDWGYTVFGSVQEGYEVLDKMAEVKTDFDPKYGWSDVPVEKIILKKVIILPPL; via the coding sequence ATGCTAAAAAATCCCATTCTCGCAACTTTTATTGCCATTACTTTATTGTTCAGCAATATACTTAACGCCAAACCAAAAGACGACGGCTCACAGATCCAAGCTGATAATTATTACCCTAGAGTAAAATTGGTGACCACTATGGGCGACATTATTGTTGAACTCGATCGCAACAAAGCACCAATAACAGTGAATAACTTCTTACGTTACGTAGATAAACGCAGTTACGAAGACACAATATTTCATCGAATTGTGCCAGAATTTGTCATTCAAGGCGGCGGCTATGACACTGACTTTATCGAAAAACCCTCTTTTGCCCCCATATTTAATGAGTCAGGTAACGGCCTAAAAAACAAAATGTACAATATCACTATGGCGCGCAAGAATGATCCCCATTCTGCCACTCGTCAGTTTTTCTTTAATATGAACAACAATGACAGTTTAGATCCTGGTCGAGACTGGGGTTATACAGTGTTTGGTTCGGTACAAGAAGGCTACGAAGTGCTAGATAAAATGGCTGAAGTCAAAACAGACTTTGATCCTAAGTACGGTTGGTCAGATGTGCCTGTAGAAAAAATCATCCTGAAAAAAGTTATAATATTACCGCCTCTCTAG
- a CDS encoding helix-turn-helix domain-containing protein produces MAMHQKLDAINQINQYVFDNMATAISVDQLANLVGLSKYHLHRIFAAQTGFEIAEYIQRRKMETALSLLKQGNRSVIDVALEVGYESHSSFSRVFKKTFGIAPSQSSQQQLDSALILYKKSNKDIDEYIETRWLSLPERILYGCYCKAFEKQSFANIATENFNYLTDLSEQKDYLLSRPVGVSLNNPWVNDSQSSDFFCGFLSGLDEQTQLTQLVWPKGNYIYTEYVGPYQGMWQFISKLHSIWASEKKIKLTVRKVYQRYLNSPQNTPPEHLKTELYFPVEEIL; encoded by the coding sequence ATGGCTATGCATCAAAAACTAGATGCCATTAATCAAATCAATCAATACGTTTTTGATAACATGGCTACTGCAATTTCGGTCGATCAACTAGCCAATCTGGTTGGCCTGTCAAAATATCACTTACACCGTATTTTTGCTGCACAAACTGGGTTTGAAATAGCTGAGTATATTCAACGCAGAAAAATGGAGACGGCATTATCACTTTTGAAGCAAGGGAATAGATCTGTCATTGATGTGGCTTTGGAGGTGGGTTATGAATCCCATTCTTCTTTTTCTAGAGTATTCAAAAAGACCTTTGGGATAGCGCCTAGTCAGAGTAGTCAGCAGCAATTAGATAGTGCTCTTATTTTATATAAAAAATCGAATAAAGACATAGATGAATATATAGAAACACGTTGGCTTTCATTGCCCGAGCGAATTTTATATGGGTGTTATTGTAAGGCATTCGAAAAACAGAGCTTTGCGAATATAGCCACCGAAAATTTCAATTATTTAACTGATTTAAGTGAGCAGAAAGATTATTTATTATCTAGACCTGTGGGGGTTTCACTAAATAACCCATGGGTAAATGACAGTCAGAGTAGTGACTTCTTTTGTGGTTTTCTTTCTGGGCTTGATGAGCAAACTCAATTAACACAATTAGTGTGGCCCAAAGGGAATTATATTTACACTGAATATGTTGGCCCATATCAAGGTATGTGGCAGTTTATTTCTAAATTACACAGTATTTGGGCCAGTGAAAAAAAGATTAAACTCACGGTGCGCAAAGTGTATCAACGTTATTTAAATAGCCCTCAGAATACTCCTCCAGAACATCTTAAAACTGAACTTTATTTCCCAGTAGAAGAAATTTTATAA
- the bolA gene encoding transcriptional regulator BolA, which translates to MNIQNNIENKLLSHFKPEHLEVINESANHNVPAGSESHFKVVIVTPKFSGERLINRHRAVNAVLKDELQNDIHALALHTYTETEWHKLFGEFPKSPNCLGGSKQ; encoded by the coding sequence ATGAACATTCAAAACAATATAGAAAATAAACTTTTATCCCATTTTAAACCCGAACACCTTGAAGTGATTAACGAAAGTGCTAATCACAATGTACCAGCAGGCTCAGAAAGCCATTTTAAAGTTGTGATTGTCACTCCCAAATTTTCAGGCGAAAGACTAATTAACAGACATAGAGCAGTGAATGCTGTACTAAAAGATGAATTACAGAATGATATTCATGCTTTAGCTTTACACACTTATACAGAAACAGAATGGCACAAATTATTTGGCGAATTTCCTAAATCACCTAATTGTTTGGGTGGTTCAAAACAATAA
- a CDS encoding TRAP transporter substrate-binding protein gives MFNLSLVASQERFIKLVMCLLCSVFLLACGKEQVSTDAATEVQAQKNYKWKMVTSWPKNFPGLGRAPETFAKYVEDMSGGRLTVKVYGAGELVPGLEVFDAVSQGTVQMGHSGAYYWKGKAVASQIFTTIPFGMNAQETNAWLHYGGGLELWREVYKPFGLIPFAGGNTGIQLAGWFKKEINSIEDIQGLKMRIPGLGGEVFKKLGGIPVTLAGGELFTALQSGAIDATEWVGPYNDLSFGLYKAADYYYYSGWHEPGSTLEFIVNQQAFDSLPKDLQAIVEVAARAVNQDVLDEYTARNNTAMQALINTHNVDMRPLPDDVMKALKTASKEVMLEQAAADSMFQKVYDSYSDFQNKVSQYHQVSEEEYYKNRSAQD, from the coding sequence ATGTTTAATCTGTCGCTAGTAGCGTCGCAAGAGCGTTTTATCAAACTAGTCATGTGTTTATTGTGTTCTGTTTTTCTACTCGCCTGTGGGAAAGAACAAGTTAGTACTGATGCTGCGACTGAAGTGCAAGCACAAAAAAACTATAAATGGAAAATGGTCACTTCATGGCCGAAAAACTTTCCTGGTTTAGGTAGAGCGCCTGAAACCTTTGCTAAATATGTAGAAGATATGTCTGGCGGTAGGCTGACTGTAAAAGTATATGGTGCGGGTGAACTCGTGCCAGGCTTAGAAGTGTTTGATGCTGTTTCTCAAGGTACGGTACAAATGGGCCATTCTGGGGCTTACTATTGGAAAGGAAAAGCAGTCGCATCACAAATTTTCACCACTATTCCATTTGGCATGAATGCACAAGAAACCAATGCTTGGTTACACTATGGCGGCGGTCTTGAATTATGGCGTGAAGTGTATAAACCTTTTGGTTTAATTCCTTTTGCTGGTGGTAATACAGGTATACAACTCGCAGGATGGTTTAAAAAAGAAATTAATAGTATTGAGGATATCCAAGGATTAAAAATGCGCATCCCTGGTTTGGGCGGTGAAGTGTTTAAAAAATTGGGTGGAATTCCGGTCACTCTAGCTGGTGGTGAGTTATTTACCGCATTACAATCAGGAGCCATTGATGCCACTGAATGGGTGGGACCTTACAATGATTTATCTTTTGGTTTATACAAAGCTGCGGATTATTATTATTACTCTGGTTGGCATGAACCAGGTTCGACTTTAGAATTTATCGTGAATCAGCAAGCATTTGACTCATTACCCAAAGATTTGCAAGCCATAGTTGAAGTGGCTGCGCGAGCGGTTAATCAAGATGTATTAGATGAATATACCGCACGAAATAACACGGCTATGCAGGCTTTAATAAATACCCATAATGTAGACATGCGCCCGTTACCTGATGATGTCATGAAGGCGTTAAAAACAGCTTCTAAAGAGGTTATGTTAGAACAAGCCGCTGCGGACTCTATGTTTCAAAAAGTGTATGACTCGTATTCTGACTTTCAAAATAAAGTCAGTCAGTATCATCAAGTTTCTGAGGAAGAGTATTACAAAAATCGCTCAGCCCAAGACTAG
- the fabV gene encoding enoyl-ACP reductase FabV — translation MIIKPKIRGFICTNAHPVGCAASVQQQIDYVKAQGEVANAPKNVLVLGSSTGYGLASRIVSAFGGGANTLGVCFEKPPTERKTGTAGWYNTAGFHAKAKAAGLYAKTLNGDAFSKEMKQQVIETLKADMGKVDLVIYSLASPRRTDPETGEVYKSTLKPVGQAYTTKTYDTDKDKVHDISLEPASEEEIQNTIKVMGGEDWELWLDALDQADLLADNCKTTAYTYVGKELTWPIYGQATIGKAKEDLDRAAAAIVKTKASKNVQAYVSSLKALVTQASSAIPVMPLYISLIYKVMKEEGTHQGCIEQIYDLFTEKLNQAQPSVDENGRLYMNGKETNDATQAKIKALWDQVTQENFHELSDYAGYHHEFLKLFGFDITGVDYDADVETLADW, via the coding sequence ATGATCATTAAGCCCAAAATCCGAGGCTTTATCTGTACAAACGCTCATCCTGTAGGTTGTGCCGCTAGCGTCCAACAACAAATTGATTATGTAAAAGCACAAGGTGAAGTAGCTAATGCCCCTAAAAACGTCTTAGTGCTCGGCAGTTCAACTGGTTACGGTTTAGCTTCTCGAATTGTCTCTGCTTTTGGTGGAGGGGCGAATACCCTTGGCGTGTGTTTTGAAAAACCACCCACAGAGCGTAAAACTGGTACCGCTGGTTGGTACAATACCGCTGGATTTCATGCTAAAGCTAAAGCTGCGGGTTTGTATGCTAAAACCTTGAATGGTGATGCTTTTTCTAAAGAAATGAAACAGCAGGTGATCGAAACTCTTAAAGCGGATATGGGCAAAGTTGATTTAGTTATTTATAGCTTAGCATCACCTAGACGAACTGATCCTGAAACAGGTGAAGTGTATAAATCGACTTTAAAACCTGTCGGCCAAGCGTATACCACCAAAACCTATGATACTGATAAAGATAAAGTTCATGACATCAGTTTAGAACCAGCCAGCGAAGAAGAAATTCAAAATACTATTAAAGTCATGGGCGGTGAAGATTGGGAGCTATGGTTAGATGCCTTAGATCAAGCAGACTTATTAGCCGATAACTGTAAAACCACTGCTTATACTTATGTGGGTAAAGAATTAACTTGGCCTATTTATGGCCAAGCGACTATTGGTAAAGCGAAAGAAGACCTTGATCGAGCAGCTGCCGCCATTGTTAAAACTAAAGCCAGTAAAAATGTACAAGCCTATGTATCTTCACTAAAGGCTTTGGTTACTCAAGCTAGTTCAGCTATTCCTGTTATGCCTTTATATATATCTCTTATTTACAAAGTGATGAAAGAAGAGGGTACTCATCAAGGTTGTATAGAGCAAATATATGACTTATTTACAGAAAAGCTAAATCAAGCTCAGCCTAGTGTGGACGAAAATGGTCGTCTTTACATGAATGGCAAAGAAACTAATGATGCTACTCAAGCTAAAATTAAAGCCTTATGGGATCAAGTTACCCAAGAAAACTTCCATGAGTTAAGTGATTATGCTGGATATCATCACGAGTTTTTGAAATTGTTTGGTTTTGATATAACAGGTGTGGATTATGA